From a single Chitinophaga sp. Cy-1792 genomic region:
- a CDS encoding DUF3857 domain-containing protein: MRKILFLAVLTLLLIPVALQAQRNKIFTDPAPTWLVPHAVHLDKKPNAKNISDGYYHLVQEEQKNLEEHTTYRHIIRQIVSETGIQNGSEISVDFDPSYEKLIFHHLVIRRNGQVINRLNPAAFKLLQQEQDLSRFIYSGTYTALLILEDIRKNDQIDFAYSIQGTNPIFPDKINTTSYLLSFEPIVNYYKAILVNPDRKVELRTFNKGLTPKQRTWQHYTCYEWDSIVLKQPETRDYIPSWYTPYPRVQLSEYQSWKEVAQWAVTINNATPNGNEINKRIQLLKDSSKGNKTLYLQEALRFVQDDIRYMGIEMGENSHKPNPPDKVLHQRFGDCKDKSLLLTTLLRANGIDAVMAYVNTDLKGTIREMLPTPYAFNHVIVYTKLNNQVYWLDPTISMQRGPLNNFCEPDYELALLVADSTAGLTPIIQKQHGRTIIKETFTLPDGQNDPGELAVETMVSKGDADDLRYDLSAASIQDKDKSYQKYYSDLYGDIIIKDSMQVKDNPDSNILRITEHYLINNIWKKDSSTNKLKFTAIAQEINNLLPKVDEDRDIPIRLRYPYDLDYTIVLNMPSDWPIDFSPAKIQADSYQMEFKAEKNGDTVILHYRMITLKDHISVADIPQYTRDLAAFTSNTTIDLSATMNGNHTNSNKCNWLTVFLALVFGLMTTLMAIMAYRANMPVEKEIPAPIPIGGGLAILAIALVFSPLTELTMIIKNGYFQFDTWATIGIRAHTGNITLAQLLVVSELFFNILFLGFSVLLAVLFFNRRDTFPVALATYYIMLALFIYIDKKLTLQMFEVPSQPDIFQTNSIIWPIVKMAIWIPYLKLSSRARATFVMPHPGSRLEH, from the coding sequence ATGCGCAAAATACTTTTCCTGGCAGTGTTGACCCTGCTGCTAATCCCTGTTGCCCTGCAAGCACAGCGCAATAAAATCTTTACTGACCCTGCTCCAACATGGCTGGTACCACATGCCGTACATCTCGACAAAAAACCAAACGCTAAAAATATCAGTGATGGTTATTACCACCTGGTTCAGGAAGAACAAAAAAACCTGGAAGAACATACTACCTACAGACATATCATCCGTCAAATAGTTTCCGAAACCGGTATCCAGAACGGATCTGAAATATCTGTCGACTTCGACCCCTCTTACGAGAAACTTATTTTTCATCACCTCGTTATTCGCAGAAATGGCCAGGTAATCAACCGACTCAACCCTGCTGCCTTTAAACTGCTGCAACAGGAACAAGACCTCTCCAGGTTCATCTACAGCGGCACCTATACCGCCCTGCTTATCCTGGAAGATATCAGAAAGAATGACCAGATAGACTTTGCTTACTCTATCCAGGGCACCAATCCCATCTTCCCGGACAAAATAAATACTACTTCCTATCTCCTCTCCTTTGAACCCATCGTAAATTACTACAAAGCTATCCTGGTAAATCCCGACAGGAAAGTGGAACTACGCACGTTCAATAAAGGCCTGACACCGAAACAACGCACCTGGCAACATTATACCTGCTATGAATGGGACAGTATTGTTCTCAAACAGCCGGAAACCCGCGACTATATTCCCTCCTGGTATACACCCTATCCCAGGGTGCAATTAAGTGAGTACCAATCATGGAAAGAAGTAGCACAATGGGCCGTTACAATTAACAATGCAACTCCCAACGGCAACGAAATCAATAAGCGTATCCAGTTGCTGAAAGATTCGTCGAAGGGAAATAAAACGTTATACCTACAGGAAGCCCTTCGTTTTGTGCAGGATGATATCCGTTATATGGGAATTGAAATGGGCGAAAATTCCCATAAGCCCAATCCACCGGATAAAGTGCTGCACCAGCGTTTCGGTGATTGCAAAGACAAATCACTCCTGCTGACAACACTACTCCGTGCCAACGGCATTGACGCCGTCATGGCATATGTAAATACTGATTTGAAAGGTACGATCCGAGAAATGCTACCTACACCATATGCCTTCAATCATGTGATCGTATATACGAAACTGAACAACCAGGTTTATTGGCTGGATCCCACCATCAGTATGCAACGCGGGCCACTAAACAATTTCTGTGAACCGGATTATGAGCTGGCACTCCTGGTGGCTGATTCCACTGCCGGCCTCACACCCATCATTCAGAAACAGCATGGCCGTACTATCATTAAGGAAACATTTACATTACCTGACGGCCAGAATGACCCCGGAGAACTTGCCGTGGAAACAATGGTCAGCAAAGGTGATGCGGATGACCTGCGATATGATCTTTCTGCTGCCAGCATACAGGATAAAGACAAATCTTACCAGAAATATTATAGTGATCTGTATGGAGACATTATCATCAAAGACTCCATGCAGGTGAAAGATAATCCGGATAGTAATATCCTCCGGATAACAGAACACTATCTCATCAATAATATCTGGAAAAAAGACAGCAGCACCAACAAGTTGAAATTCACTGCCATTGCACAGGAAATTAACAATTTGCTGCCTAAAGTGGACGAAGACAGGGATATTCCGATAAGATTACGTTATCCCTATGATCTCGATTATACCATCGTATTGAATATGCCTTCCGACTGGCCCATAGACTTCTCTCCTGCCAAAATACAGGCAGATAGCTACCAGATGGAGTTTAAGGCGGAAAAGAACGGCGATACCGTTATCCTGCATTACCGGATGATCACCCTGAAAGATCATATATCCGTAGCCGATATACCACAATATACCCGCGACCTGGCGGCTTTTACCAGCAATACAACCATTGACTTATCGGCAACGATGAATGGCAATCATACCAACAGCAATAAATGTAACTGGCTGACTGTATTTCTGGCGCTTGTTTTTGGGCTGATGACCACCCTGATGGCCATTATGGCTTATAGAGCCAATATGCCGGTGGAGAAGGAAATCCCGGCGCCTATTCCTATTGGCGGCGGACTTGCCATATTAGCGATCGCGCTGGTATTCTCTCCGTTAACAGAGCTTACGATGATTATAAAAAATGGTTATTTCCAGTTCGATACCTGGGCTACGATCGGAATCAGGGCGCATACGGGGAACATTACACTGGCGCAGTTACTGGTTGTTTCGGAGCTGTTTTTTAACATCCTGTTTCTTGGCTTCTCCGTGTTACTGGCAGTACTGTTTTTTAACAGGCGGGATACATTCCCGGTAGCATTGGCCACCTATTATATTATGCTGGCATTATTTATTTATATAGATAAAAAATTGACCCTGCAGATGTTTGAAGTGCCGTCGCAGCCGGATATATTCCAGACAAATTCCATTATCTGGCCAATAGTAAAAATGGCGATATGGATACCTTATCTGAAACTATCCAGCCGCGCAAGAGCAACTTTTGTGATGCCACACCCGGGAAGCCGGCTGGAACACTAG
- a CDS encoding Dabb family protein, protein MKPYDKKFVHVVNFYLKPGLSAEDIKRFEAGVSSLGGIEEISVFNVGKPASTDRPVIDKSYSYCLICVFANQDAHDVYQVHPIHLNFVDNCNQYWEKVVIFDSETI, encoded by the coding sequence ATGAAACCTTACGACAAGAAATTTGTACATGTGGTAAACTTCTATCTCAAACCTGGGTTGAGTGCAGAAGATATCAAACGGTTCGAAGCCGGTGTTAGCAGCCTGGGTGGTATTGAGGAAATTTCCGTATTCAATGTGGGCAAACCGGCTAGTACAGACCGCCCGGTGATCGATAAAAGCTACAGCTACTGCCTGATCTGTGTATTTGCAAATCAGGATGCACATGATGTATACCAGGTGCATCCTATTCACCTCAACTTCGTTGATAACTGTAACCAGTATTGGGAAAAGGTAGTCATCTTCGATTCAGAAACGATCTAG
- a CDS encoding ATP-binding cassette domain-containing protein, with amino-acid sequence MQIQLDNLLPIPLKDKILQRNSGIWNKNITFQPGTFVKVKAPSGTGKTTLVHYLYNIRYDYSGQVLINGKSWNNYSRNDIAFMRQQQLSVIFQDLRLFEQLTALENIELKRVMNPTPYYQQDKVREMAERLNVTHILDQSGKTLSYGERQRIAIIRALVQPFDWLFMDEPFSHLDEENTRRAAALIAEECRARKAGFILTDLDDDQHFSYDVHYQL; translated from the coding sequence ATGCAAATTCAGTTGGATAATCTCCTGCCAATACCGCTGAAGGACAAAATCCTGCAACGGAATTCTGGCATATGGAATAAAAATATCACCTTCCAGCCTGGCACCTTCGTGAAGGTAAAAGCACCTTCAGGCACCGGTAAAACCACGCTGGTGCACTACCTGTATAATATCAGGTACGACTATTCCGGCCAGGTGCTCATCAATGGCAAATCATGGAACAATTACAGCCGCAATGATATTGCCTTTATGCGGCAACAGCAGCTCAGTGTTATATTCCAGGACCTCCGCCTGTTCGAACAACTCACCGCACTGGAAAATATAGAACTTAAAAGGGTCATGAACCCCACACCATATTACCAGCAGGACAAGGTCCGGGAAATGGCAGAAAGACTAAACGTAACGCATATCCTTGACCAGAGCGGTAAAACGTTGTCCTATGGCGAACGTCAGCGCATTGCTATCATCAGGGCACTGGTACAGCCGTTCGACTGGCTGTTCATGGATGAACCTTTCAGCCATCTTGATGAGGAAAATACCCGCCGCGCCGCCGCCCTCATCGCGGAAGAATGCCGTGCCCGTAAAGCCGGATTTATCTTAACAGACCTGGACGATGACCAGCACTTCTCCTATGACGTGCATTACCAGCTTTAA
- a CDS encoding FtsX-like permease family protein: MAAVGLGIAMLLILIALQANTDFNQLLYSDKNQNETADFLVINKKVTNSMMGQPGKSTFSPAEIENIRKQPFVQASGLITSSEFNVVVQAPGDLHFATDMFFESVPDSFIDVKGEDWKWNQGDNTIPIILPSDFLNLYNFGFSLSQDLPQISQETAKALPLLVVISNNTTSQQYSGHIVGFSDRISSFLVPASFMDWANKTYGSNAAPATSRIVIKVADPSNPQLVKFLDDNGYTTNQDKLKFSKTRLIVQTIVSVVGFFGLILLFFALLVFSMFIQLIIASCKKEIQLLVILGTAPKQLQRYLLRQFVPLYIIIGVVSIILVTGIQFQASQLLAKHDMVVSPWPGIWTVGGAVAVLILVYIVNLVTVRKYILKDQ; encoded by the coding sequence ATGGCCGCTGTAGGCCTGGGAATCGCTATGCTGCTGATACTGATCGCTTTACAAGCCAATACTGACTTCAACCAGCTACTGTACAGCGACAAAAACCAGAACGAAACCGCCGACTTCCTCGTCATCAATAAAAAAGTGACCAACAGCATGATGGGGCAACCGGGAAAATCTACCTTCTCACCGGCAGAAATTGAAAATATCAGGAAACAGCCCTTCGTACAGGCTTCCGGGTTGATCACCTCCAGTGAGTTTAATGTAGTGGTACAGGCGCCCGGCGACCTGCATTTTGCAACAGATATGTTCTTCGAATCTGTTCCCGACAGCTTTATTGATGTTAAAGGAGAAGACTGGAAATGGAACCAGGGAGACAATACCATCCCGATCATCCTTCCCAGCGACTTCCTCAACCTCTATAACTTTGGTTTCTCTTTAAGTCAGGACCTGCCGCAGATCTCGCAGGAAACAGCCAAAGCATTACCACTCCTGGTGGTCATCTCTAATAATACCACTTCCCAACAATATTCCGGACATATAGTAGGCTTTTCTGATCGTATATCCTCCTTTCTGGTGCCTGCCAGCTTTATGGACTGGGCCAATAAAACATATGGCAGCAATGCCGCTCCGGCAACTTCCAGAATCGTAATCAAAGTGGCAGATCCTTCAAACCCTCAGCTGGTGAAGTTTCTGGACGATAACGGCTATACGACCAATCAGGATAAGCTGAAATTCAGTAAAACCAGGTTGATCGTACAAACCATCGTATCGGTGGTAGGCTTTTTCGGACTGATCCTGTTGTTCTTTGCCTTGCTGGTTTTCAGCATGTTTATACAGCTGATTATTGCTTCCTGCAAAAAGGAAATCCAGCTCCTGGTAATATTAGGGACCGCACCTAAACAGCTGCAACGATATCTCCTCCGGCAATTTGTGCCATTATATATCATTATAGGAGTGGTATCTATTATACTGGTTACCGGTATTCAGTTCCAGGCGTCACAGCTGCTGGCAAAGCATGACATGGTGGTGTCGCCATGGCCGGGAATATGGACCGTTGGCGGTGCAGTCGCTGTGTTGATACTGGTATATATCGTGAACCTGGTAACTGTGCGGAAGTACATTCTGAAAGACCAATAG